One genomic segment of Chitinophaga sancti includes these proteins:
- a CDS encoding DUF1572 family protein, producing MLTTTLKALFRRDLEKLVQELSQYTNESKIWYTEIGISNSAGNLALHLVGNLNTYIGLHLGNTGYVRNRELEFSQKDVARTTLIKMIEDTIVVIDKVMDELTPEQVEALYPIEVFGGPIYTGHFLVHLSGHLMYHLGQVNYHRRLLDF from the coding sequence ATGCTCACGACTACTCTTAAAGCCCTGTTTCGCAGAGACCTTGAAAAATTGGTTCAGGAACTATCGCAATATACTAATGAAAGTAAAATCTGGTATACAGAGATAGGGATCAGTAATAGTGCGGGGAACCTCGCATTGCACCTGGTTGGCAATCTGAATACATATATAGGTTTACACCTGGGGAACACAGGGTATGTCCGTAACCGTGAATTGGAATTTTCTCAGAAAGATGTAGCGAGAACTACATTGATTAAAATGATTGAGGATACAATTGTGGTGATAGATAAAGTAATGGATGAACTGACACCCGAACAGGTAGAAGCATTATACCCGATAGAAGTATTTGGCGGACCAATATACACAGGGCATTTTTTAGTACACTTAAGCGGACATTTAATGTACCATTTAGGCCAGGTAAATTATCACAGGAGGCTATTGGATTTTTAA
- a CDS encoding InlB B-repeat-containing protein, with product MKTLLLALLCLAGANLSYAQTLYVSPSGSASNTGTSISAPTTLANALATVTAGSTIYLRGGTYSLSASVIITASNNGTASAYKSVVAYTGETPVLDFSGMAIADANRGVILDGDYWHWTGITIQGAGDNGMLLAGNSNIIEKCIFKGNHDSGLQLSRYVTSNTTLASWPTNNTILNCEAYDNQDPDNEDADGFAAKLTCGTGNVFNGCISHNNIDDGYDLYAKDDTGPIGPVTLINCVAYGNGTLSSGNTSGDGDKNGFKLGGSGIAVAHIVRRCVSFNNGHHGFTDNNNPGAIEMTNNTSYNNAESNFNFRTGSTATFKNNLSYNAGASDATNGTDVTPTNVWWKSGASSNTGGLVVSSADFQSLSPSVTKNSDGSPNFGTFLALASGSDLIDKGVTTTGITYSGSAPDIGARESGGSTNPSTYTVSVTVSPSAGGTVTLSPGGSSYTSGTVVTLTATPASGYTFSSWGGSASGTSTTTTVTVTSNLSVTASFNSTSTGGGATLHIDDAATSTGGYCSADGSRQNTYSGADGGYYINLSNASGKGVNYSVSVPAAGTYSFVWRYSNGGTTVSTTAKLLVNGSTAVSSVSFPKTSSWTAWTTTAAVTATLAAGVNTIRIETLSSTEFALIDWLEVTGTTPTAGACSSSARAVAPAKLELTDTRVYPNPATQTAVISFYNEKTDRVQVRMYSSNGQLLKTVVDKELPAGNNQLTVDVSSLPQSLYLIKVENSAGSNTLKLIKQ from the coding sequence ATGAAAACACTTTTACTAGCGCTGCTATGTTTGGCAGGAGCTAACCTCTCCTATGCGCAAACCCTCTATGTTTCCCCCAGCGGATCTGCCTCGAACACCGGTACCAGCATCAGTGCCCCGACTACACTTGCCAACGCACTGGCAACTGTAACCGCCGGCAGCACTATTTACTTAAGAGGAGGCACCTATAGTTTATCAGCCTCCGTAATTATCACTGCCAGTAACAATGGTACTGCTTCCGCGTACAAGAGTGTCGTTGCCTATACTGGCGAAACCCCTGTATTAGATTTTTCAGGCATGGCGATTGCCGATGCCAATCGTGGCGTCATCCTCGATGGCGACTACTGGCATTGGACAGGCATCACCATCCAGGGTGCTGGTGACAATGGTATGCTGTTGGCGGGCAATAGCAACATCATCGAAAAATGTATCTTTAAAGGTAACCACGACAGCGGTCTGCAATTGAGTCGCTATGTGACTTCAAACACTACCCTGGCTTCATGGCCGACGAACAACACCATCCTCAATTGCGAAGCGTACGACAACCAGGACCCTGACAATGAAGACGCCGATGGATTTGCCGCTAAACTCACCTGTGGCACAGGCAATGTATTCAATGGCTGTATCTCTCACAACAACATTGATGATGGATACGATCTCTATGCAAAAGATGACACAGGCCCTATTGGCCCTGTTACGCTTATCAACTGTGTCGCTTATGGAAATGGAACACTGAGTAGCGGCAATACCTCCGGCGATGGTGATAAGAATGGATTTAAATTAGGTGGCAGCGGTATTGCAGTAGCACATATCGTGCGTCGTTGTGTATCTTTCAACAATGGCCACCATGGCTTTACGGACAACAACAACCCAGGTGCGATCGAAATGACTAACAACACCAGTTACAACAATGCGGAATCTAACTTCAACTTCCGCACGGGTAGTACAGCTACTTTCAAAAACAACCTTTCTTACAATGCAGGTGCATCTGACGCCACCAATGGTACAGATGTAACGCCAACGAACGTATGGTGGAAGAGTGGCGCCAGCTCTAACACAGGCGGCCTGGTAGTAAGCAGTGCCGACTTCCAGAGTCTTTCCCCTTCGGTAACTAAAAACAGTGATGGTAGTCCAAACTTTGGCACCTTCCTCGCACTGGCAAGTGGTAGTGATTTGATAGACAAAGGTGTAACTACTACAGGCATTACCTATTCCGGTTCAGCACCTGATATTGGCGCACGTGAATCCGGTGGTAGTACCAATCCTTCTACTTATACGGTGAGTGTAACAGTATCTCCATCAGCAGGGGGTACAGTTACCCTGAGTCCAGGTGGAAGCTCATACACTTCAGGCACAGTCGTAACACTGACGGCGACACCTGCCAGTGGGTATACATTTAGTAGCTGGGGAGGTAGTGCGAGTGGCACATCTACTACGACTACAGTAACTGTCACTTCAAACTTATCAGTAACCGCCAGTTTCAACAGCACCAGTACCGGTGGAGGTGCCACCCTGCATATTGACGATGCTGCAACAAGTACCGGTGGATATTGTAGTGCAGATGGTAGCAGGCAAAATACTTATTCAGGTGCAGATGGCGGATATTATATCAACCTGAGTAACGCAAGTGGCAAAGGGGTGAATTATAGTGTGAGCGTGCCTGCAGCAGGAACTTATTCTTTTGTATGGCGGTATTCGAATGGAGGTACGACTGTATCCACTACTGCAAAGTTATTGGTCAATGGCAGCACCGCAGTATCAAGTGTATCATTCCCCAAAACCAGTAGCTGGACGGCATGGACCACGACAGCAGCAGTAACAGCGACATTGGCAGCGGGTGTGAATACGATTAGAATAGAAACACTTTCTTCTACAGAATTTGCATTGATAGACTGGTTGGAAGTAACAGGCACAACGCCGACAGCAGGTGCTTGTAGCTCATCAGCAAGAGCAGTCGCACCGGCGAAACTGGAATTGACAGATACAAGAGTATACCCTAATCCAGCTACCCAGACCGCTGTTATTAGTTTTTATAATGAAAAGACAGATCGGGTACAGGTTAGGATGTACAGTTCGAATGGGCAATTGTTAAAGACAGTAGTGGATAAAGAGTTGCCGGCAGGTAATAACCAGTTGACGGTGGATGTGAGTAGTTTGCCGCAATCACTGTATTTAATAAAAGTAGAAAATTCAGCAGGTAGTAATACCCTGAAACTGATCAAGCAATAA